One window of the Cherax quadricarinatus isolate ZL_2023a chromosome 1, ASM3850222v1, whole genome shotgun sequence genome contains the following:
- the LOC128705526 gene encoding endocuticle structural glycoprotein SgAbd-5-like, whose translation MIGWVSCMVVLVVLVAMTAGGPRPTYGQSGQSVNGADILKDERTQNGYGEYNFQYETSDGITRQEYGSQNDGQITKGGWRYTSPDGVPVHITFLADHGGYQPLDAVLPVAPPLPYKRSQDNY comes from the exons atgataggttgggtaagttgtatggtg GTGCTTGTTGTCCTCGTCGCCATGACAGCTGGCGGTCCTCGCCCCACCTACGGTCAGTCTGGTCAGTCAGTCAACGGCGCCGACATCCTGAAGGACGAGAGGACACAGAACGGCTATGGCGAGTATAATTTCCAGTACGAGACCAGCGACGGCATTACACGGCAGGAGTACGGCAGCCAGAACGACGGCCAGATAACAAAGGGTGGCTGGAG ATACACGTCCCCTGATGGAGTGCCTGTTCACATTACCTTCTTGGCTGACCACGGGGGTTACCAGCCCCTGGACGCCGTCCTTCCTGTAGCCCCACCCCTGCCTTACAAGCGGTCACAAGATAATTACTAA